The following coding sequences are from one Vulpes vulpes isolate BD-2025 chromosome 12, VulVul3, whole genome shotgun sequence window:
- the B3GNT9 gene encoding UDP-GlcNAc:betaGal beta-1,3-N-acetylglucosaminyltransferase 9, with product MRRRLRLRGDASLTLLLGTALGLLLYAQREGAAPTTGAPRPQGEAEPGPTPGLRVFPAPDAGAAAAPLAYEGDTPEPPTPTGPFDFGRYLRAKDQRRFPLLINQPHKCRGDGSPAGGPDLLIAVKSVAADFERRQAVRQTWGAEGRVQGALVRRVFLLGVPRGAGTDGADAEGDGPRSHWPALLRAESRAYADILLWAFDDTFFNLTLKEIHFLAWASAYCPRVRFVFKGDADVFVHVGNLLAFLAPRDPAQDLLAGDVIVQARPIRTRASKYYIPEAVYGLPAYPAYAGGGGFVLSGATLRRLAGACAQVELFPIDDVFLGMCLQRLRLTPEPHPAFRTFGIPRPSAAPHLRTFDPCFYRELVVVHGLSASDMWLMWRLLNGPQGPACARPWPVAAGSFQWGP from the coding sequence ATGAGGCGGAGGCTGCGCCTCCGCGGGGACGCGTCTCTCACGCTGCTCCTGGGCACCGCCCTCGGCCTCCTCCTCTACGCGCAGCGCGAGGGCGCGGCCCCGACGACCGGCGCCCCCCGGCCGCAAGGGGAGGCCGAGCCGGGGCCCACCCCAGGCCTCCGCGTCTTCCCGGCCCCGGACGCAggcgccgccgcggccccgctGGCCTACGAAGGGGACACGCCGGAGCCGCCCACACCCACGGGGCCCTTTGACTTTGGCCGCTACCTGCGCGCCAAGGACCAGCGGCGCTTCCCCCTGCTCATCAACCAGCCGCACAAGTGCCGAGGGGATGGCTCGCCCGCGGGGGGCCCCGACCTGCTCATCGCCGTCAAGTCGGTGGCGGCGGATTTCGAGCGGCGCCAAGCGGTGCGCCAGACGTGGGGTGCTGAGGGTCGCGTGCAGGGGGCGCTCGTGCGCCGCGTGTTCCTGCTGGGCGTGCCCCGGGGCGCGGGCACCGACGGGGCCGACGCCGAGGGGGACGGCCCACGGAGCCACTGGCCTGCCCTGCTGCGTGCCGAGAGCCGCGCGTACGCGGACATCCTCCTCTGGGCGTTCGACGACACGTTCTTCAACCTAACGCTCAAGGAGATCCACTTCCTGGCCTGGGCCTCCGCCTACTGCCCCCGGGTGCGCTTCGTTTTTAAGGGCGACGCAGACGTGTTTGTGCACGTGGGAAACCTGCTGGCGTTCCTGGCGCCGCGGGACCCGGCGCAGGACCTGCTTGCGGGTGATGTGATCGTGCAGGCGCGTCCAATCCGCACGCGGGCCAGCAAGTACTACATCCCGGAGGCCGTGTACGGCCTGCCCGCCTACCCGGCCTACGCGGGTGGTGGCGGCTTTGTGCTCTCGGGGGCCACGCTGCGTCGCCTGGCCGGCGCCTGCGCGCAGGTTGAGCTTTTCCCCATTGACGACGTGTTTCTGGGTATGTGTCTCCAGCGCCTTCGGCTCACACCCGAGCCTCACCCTGCTTTCCGCACCTTTGGCATCCCTCGTCCTTCAGCCGCGCCGCACTTGCGCACCTTTGACCCCTGCTTTTACCGAGAGCTGGTGGTAGTGCACGGGCTCTCGGCCTCGGACATGTGGCTTATGTGGCGCCTACTGAACGGGCCCCAAGGGCCAGCCTGCGCCCGTCCATGGCCTGTCGCTGCTGGCTCTTTCCAGTGGGGCCCCTAG